A window from Culex pipiens pallens isolate TS chromosome 3, TS_CPP_V2, whole genome shotgun sequence encodes these proteins:
- the LOC120422365 gene encoding histone-lysine N-methyltransferase, H3 lysine-79 specific has translation MATPNYKELKLQSPAGAEPFLYNWPFSIGGGHDNGIELIENVRWVCEDMPEIKSAIEEINLNELDTGDFDAMKNLCDRFNKAIDSVAALEKGTSLSSQRFTYPSRGLLRHIIQQVYNQAVVEPEKLNQYEPFSPEVYGETSFDLICQMIDQIKITADDVFVDLGSGVGQVVLQMAASTPVKVCYGIEKADVPSRYAEGMNATFKMWMHWFGKKYSDYELIKGDFLADEHREKITAATIVFVNNFAFGPNVDHQLKERFADLRDGARIVSSKSFCPLNFRITDRNLSDIGTIMHVSEMSPLRGSVSWTGKPVSYYLHIIDRTKLERYFQRLKTKGGDNEGPTSSTTTRASRSKKDTVPKQPVNNDESTSDSDADVPGPTQAPPPPPRKPWSGWCSGKEKSSQSEEENNNSPVLRNGRIPVATKKRRKITRTKTAKKEPVAPKDMVDIIIPQMPLDAQGVGAKKRGRGVKKGRQRRALKINGLDLLHSETLLSTSDQAIGKRLPPAPGCVDQLLTSLAGDMQHTELDIPEAPSETPYALQILLDLFKTQFMKAIESFRKPSYRDNVQQQIEREKERNQRLLNRAGQLEKQIKVLIDDSVALLKARMNELGISTTSQNDLLCKAKEIVGRHKELQVMAAKLQSQVTTIEQEQKRIVMQHMHRIADKYIKTEEVELTPKTSQEMVLKEIANTLSQRKKLCAQVSSLENELNIIDKLAEERKANPVLTVTTVAQQKEHPQHQPQPQQQQQQQYHQSRVDQQHHHAREHPAAVHSSQPAAAHVTSHPPSKHSSGSSRSQRKSRENRTRSQEWPEIPDIGKIEENNPEILAQKILETGRQIEAGKLRNQKERETKNHHMQQQQHASIPPQQSQIHHPGDAALMPAPPTLNKSHHRNSNSSNNNASANNTANLAKTYVPGSSVVGAEMSSVKAEPRAKLQDSHKVVNFEDRLKSIITSVLQGPPKTISASQQQQPPTQQVQMVQQQQQHPQMMLAHGTEHISPGKGSSSYGKTVYLQSGPPTSSMHSGGTIHDMSSRSSGQHQLPHPSSSQPPHHLNASTTIATAPVSPYKVVQPHGGSQSTKISPSSKYYQKGMSASLNHHSPGAGAVNNNTSTHQQILQQQEREAREREMRQNPVVMQQHYGGQPHPAIDPHHLLHRGGVTMDGKLEFKAPEQSYRYDPRNPVEAPIYQSHSRSSSATSLDGDYPPGPGGNVRYIGVPTAQQQQQQRDRDQRDQQLGGNNSRPGSSSSQPDYTQVSPAKMALRRHLSQEKLTHPGMPASGSGGSTVKTIGDLVNGEIERTLEISNQSIINAAVNMSTTAGQAAAAIHTVINTNVQRPERVSIRVLEELGLNGGVQTTFSPVSRPNSNETSKSPVHLHGQSNLATLAQVATYNNKKPPAPAASSSQQQYSAYQTGRGPQDKPPTTSYPAPGERVEAPPYMALPRADMKPYLESYFIDEHKRQQQQQTQQQLHRQGSPAIATQAHHHPTAAHHPPPQASARGNDHHHRGHPAPVDRRETPMAPHLMDDRMDRLNGSPPLEGLAASLQARVIAQLKSKEEDEERHRRADLMAMHNSGSVGSNNIQLVQTPHLKADKYPSGLKRTSPIIENPPRPPKMLYTDCSDVMITPELLHAASRGVSGPSRNMALMSPEINSLTTVGDDRHHLLRHGRNDVDDDVGDDESSWHDRVSSGFDRLVAFASTELDKTRRSNEDAPPSSTSCTTSPDSGINQSDHSRTFLSSSSSSSQLDVPPSSVSAGSGSSSSSGGGMMKHIVPIIKSSPAEPVESPPLSDVGLPRTPSPSSSPPLMYHQSAAAAASAAGPPSAAATANLMHGSNSLKIPLKYQRQSKVSSEKHYKKKFRERNWEEYEESLSGRLSSTGSAEPLDQDFTDGFGGGSAGTSGGATLAVGPPLDGGIQQGTTMTTTGAMTATTNSNDQHHHHHKHKSAKFRPKGKDWNWDDEHSNTSSSSSNRHRPGNTST, from the exons ATGGCAACACCAAACTACAAAGAGCTTAAGCTGCAGTCGCCGGCCGGCGCGGAACCGTTCCTGTACAACTGGCCGTTCTCGATCGGCGGCGGCCACGACAACGGCATCGAGCTGATCGAGAACGTGCGGTGGGTGTGCGAGGACATGCCGGAGATCAAGTCCGCCATCGAGGAGATCAACCTGAACGAGCTCGACACGGGGGACTTTGACGCGATGAAGAACCTGTGCGATCGGTTCAACAAGGCCATCGACAGTGTGGCGGCGCTG GAAAAGGGTACCTCGCTTTCGAGTCAGCGGTTTACGTATCCCTCGCGGGGTCTTCTGAGGCACATCATTCAACAGGTGTATAATCAGGCGGTTGTAGAACCGGAAAAGTTGAACCAATACGAACCGTTTTCGCCGGAAGTGTACGGCGAAACGTCGTTCGACTTGATCTGCCAGATGATCGATCAAATCAAGATAACCGCGGACGATGTGTTTGTGGATCTGGGCTCGGGTGTGGGGCAGGTCGTCCTGCAGATGGCCGCCTCAACGCCGGTCAAGGTGTGCTACGGAATCGAGAAGGCGGACGTTCCGTCGCGGTACGCTGAAGGGATGAACGCCACGTTTAAGATGTGGATGCATTGGTTTGGGAAAAAGTACAGCGATTACGAGCTGATCAAGGGTGACTTTCTGGCCGATGAACATCGGGAGAAAATAACCGCAGCGACGATTGTGTTTGTGAACAACTTTGCGTTTGGACCGAACGTCGATCATCAGCTGAAGGAGCGATTCGCGGATTTGCGCGATGGCGCTAGGATAGTGTCGTCGAAAAGCTTTTGTCCGTTGAATTTTCGAATAACTGATCGAAATCTGAGTGACATTGGGACGATCATGCACGTTAGCGAGATGTCCCCGCTGCGCGGGTCCGTGTCTTGGACCGGAAAACCCGTATCGTACTATTTGCACATAATCGATCGCACCAAACTGGAGCGGTACTTCCAGCGATTGAAAACAAAGGGAGGTGACAACGAGGGACCCACCAGCAGTACAACTACTCGAGCGTCCCGCTCAAAGAAGGATACGGTCCCGAAACAGCCAGTCAACAATGACGAAAGCACGTCCGATAGTGACGCGGACGTCCCCGGACCTACGCAAGCTCCTCCACCTCCGCCTAGGAAACCCTGGTCGGGTTGGTGTAGTGGCAAAGAAAAGAGCAGCCAATCCGAGGAGGAAAATAACAACTCTCCGGTGCTCCGGAACGGCCGCATTCCGGTGGCAACGAAGAAGCGAAGGAAAATCACCCGGACGAAAACTGCCAAGAAAGAACCGGTGGCGCCAAAGGACATGGTTGATATCATCATACCACAAATGCCCCTTGATGCCCAAGGCGTAGGCGCGAAGAAGCGTGGCCGCGGAGTCAAGAAGGGACGACAGCGGCGAGCACTCAAGATCAACGGTCTCGATTTGCTGCACAGCGAAACCCTGCTAAGTACCTCAGATCAAGCAATTGGCAAGCGGCTTCCGCCGGCACCGGGCTGCGTCGACCAGCTGCTCACTTCACTAGCTGGAGATATGCAGCATACCGAGCTGGACATTCCGGAAGCACCCTCGGAAACACCGTACGCATTACAGATTCTCCTGGACCTGTTCAAAACTCAGTTTATGAAAGCAATCGAATCCTTCCGGAAACCTTCGTACAGGGACAACGTTCAGCAGCAGATCGAACGCGAAAAGGAACGCAATCAACGACTGCTGAATCGCGCCGGTCAGCTGGAAAAGCAAATCAAGGTCCTCATCGATGACAGCGTGGCCCTGCTGAAGGCACGCATGAACGAACTGGGCATTAGCACAACCAGTCAGAACGATCTGCTCTGCAAAGCGAAGGAAATCGTCGGACGACACAAAGAACTCCAGGTGATGGCAGCAAAACTGCAAAGCCAAGTCACCACCATCGAGCAGGAGCAGAAACGGATAGTGATGCAACACATGCACCGAATCGCCGACAAGTACATCAAGACCGAAGAGGTCGAGCTAACGCCCAAGACTTCCCAGGAAATGGTGCTGAAGGAGATCGCCAACACGCTCTCCCAGAGAAAGAAACTGTGCGCGCAAGTTTCGTCGCTCGAAAACGAACTCAACATAATCGACAAACTTGCCGAAGAACGCAAGGCCAACCCGGTTCTAACCGTTACGACCGTCGCTCAGCAGAAGGAACATCCTCAACATCAACCCCAaccgcagcaacagcagcagcagcagtaccaCCAATCTCGGGTCGATCAGCAGCATCACCACGCGAGAGAACATCCGGCGGCGGTACACTCGTCGCAACCGGCCGCCGCTCACGTGACGTCCCATCCACCGTCAAAGCACAGTTCCGGGTCGTCGCGGTCACAGCGCAAGTCGCGCGAAAATCGAACCCGCTCGCAAGAGTGGCCCGAAATTCCAGATATCGGAAAGATTGAGGAAAACAATCCGGAGATCCTGGCGCAGAAGATTCTGGAAACTGGCCGCCAGATTGAGGCTGGCAAGTTGCGGAATCAAAAGGAGCGTGAAACGAAGAATCATcacatgcagcagcagcagcatgcgTCGATACCTCCGCAGCAGTCCCAAATCCATCACCCGGGCGATGCTGCGCTCATGCCGGCCCCACCAACCCTGAACAAATCCCATCACCGTAACAgtaacagcagcaacaacaacgcaAGCGCAAACAATACTGCCAACCTAGCGAAAACTTACGTACCTGGTTCATCTGTCGTCGGGGCAGAAATGTCGAGCGTCAAGGCGGAACCCCGCGCCAAACTGCAAGACTCGCACAAAGTCGTCAACTTTGAGGATCGACTCAAGAGCATCATCACGTCGGTGTTGCAAGGTCCACCCAAAACAATCTCCGCtagccagcagcagcaaccacCGACTCAGCAGGTTCAAATggtgcaacagcagcagcagcatccgcaGATGATGCTGGCGCACGGAACGGAACACATATCGCCCGGGAAAGGATCCTCCTCGTACGGTAAAACGGTGTACCTCCAATCTGGTCCACCGACGAGTTCGATGCACAGCGGAGGCACCATCCACGACATGTCCTCGCGAAGTAGTGGCCAACATCAACTACCTCACCCGTCTTCGTCGCAGCCGCCGCATCATCTGAACGCCTCGACCACAATCGCCACCGCTCCCGTATCGCCGTACAAGGTGGTGCAACCTCACGGCGGTAGCCAAAGTACGAAAATCTCACCGAGTTCCAAGTACTATCAGAAGGGAATGTCTGCCAGCTTGAATCATCACTCGCCTGGGGCGGGTGCCGTCAACAACAACACCAGCACTCATCAGCAGATTCTGCAGCAACAGGAGCGTGAGGCACGCGAGCGTGAAATGCGCCAGAATCCGGTCGTCATGCAGCAGCACTACGGAGGCCAACCTCACCCGGCGATAGATCCACATCACCTGCTGCACCGTGGCGGCGTCACCATGGACGGCAAGCTGGAGTTCAAAGCACCGGAGCAATCGTACCGGTACGATCCTCGCAATCCCGTTGAAGCGCCGATTTACCAGAGCCACTCGCGAAGTTCTTCGGCCACTTCGTTGGACGGAGACTACCCACCCGGTCCGGGTGGAAACGTGCGCTACATCGGCGTCCCAAcagcccagcagcagcagcaacaacgcgATCGCGATCAGCGCGATCAACAACTCGGCGGAAACAACTCCCGCCCTGGATCGTCTTCATCGCAGCCCGATTATACGCAGGTGTCGCCGGCAAAGATGGCTCTCAGAAGGCATCTTTCGCAGGAAAAGCTGACTCATCCGGGAATGCCTGCGAGCGGCAGCGGCGGTTCCACGGTCAAAACCATCGGCGATCTGGTGAATGGGGAGATCGAGCGCACGCTGGAAATCTCCAACCAGTCCATCATCAACGCGGCGGTCAACATGAGCACGACGGCAGGCCAGGCGGCGGCTGCGATTCACACCGTCATCAACACGAATGTGCAGCGACCCGAGCGGGTCAGCATCCGAGTGCTGGAAGAGCTCGGATTGAATGGCGG TGTTCAGACCACGTTCAGTCCGGTTTCGCGCCCCAACAGCAACGAAACGAGCAAATCTCCGGTGCATCTGCACGGCCAAAGCAATCTGGCCACGCTGGCCCAAGTTGCCACCTACAACAACAAGAAACCACCGGCGCCCGCAGCGTCCTCCTCGCAGCAGCAATACAGCGCCTACCAAACCGGGCGGGGACCCCAGGATAAACCTCCAACGACGAGCTACCCGGCGCCTGGCGAACGTGTCGAAGCGCCGCCGTACATGGCTCTTCCGCGGGCCGACATGAAACCGTACCTGGAATCGTACTTTATCGATGAACACAagcgacagcagcagcagcagacgcAGCAACAGTTGCACCGCCAAGGGTCGCCAGCAATTGCGACCCAGGCCCATCATCATCCTACGGCAGCACACCATCCACCGCCGCAGGCCAGTGCTCGCGGCAACGATCACCATCATCGGGGCCATCCGGCGCCGGTTGATCGTCGTGAAACGCCGATGGCGCCGCACCTGATGGACGATCGGATGGACCGGCTGAACGGAAGTCCTCCGCTGGAAG GTCTGGCCGCAAGTCTTCAAGCGCGCGTAATTGCTCAGCTCAAGAGCAAGGAGGAAGACGAAGAGCGACACCGTCGGGCCGACCTGATGGCGATGCACAACTCCGGCTCCGTCGGAAGCAATAACATACAACTAGTACAAACACCACACCTGAAAGCCGATA AATACCCATCCGGGCTGAAACGCACCTCGCCCATCATCGAGAACCCGCCGCGACCTCCCAAGATGCTGTACACCGACTGCTCGGACGTGATGATCACGCCGGAGCTGTTGCACGCCGCCAGCCGGGGAGTTTCGGGCCCGTCGCGCAACATGGCGCTGATGAGCCCGGAGATCAACTCGCTGACGACGGTCGGTGACGATCGGCACCATCTGCTGCGCCACGGCAGGAACGACGTCGACG atgacgTTGGGGACGATGAATCGAGCTGGCACGACCGCGTCAGTTCCGGGTTCGATCGGTTGGTGGCGTTTGCGTCGACTGAGCTGGACAAAACGCGTCGATCGAACGAGGATGCTCCGCCCTCGTCCACCAGTTGCACTACCTCGCCGGACTCGGGCATCAACCAGAGTGACCACAGCCGCACCTTCCTGTCGTCTTCGTCGTCCTCGTCGCAGCTGGACGTGCCACCGAGCAGTGTGAGTGCGGGAAGCGGAAGCAGCAGTAGCAGCGGCGGTGGCATGATGAAGCACATTGTTCCGATCATCAAGTCCTCGCCGGCGGAACCGGTCGAAAGTCCTCCGCTGTCGGACGTTGGCCTGCCACGGACGCCCAGTCCCTCATCGAGTCCACCGCTGATGTATCATCAGTCTGCGGCGGCAGCGGCGTCGGCAGCAGGTCCTCCTTCGGCAGCTGCGACTGCCAATCTCATGCACGGAAGTAACAGCCTCAAGATCCCGCTCAAGTACCAGCGCCAATCGAAGGTATCTTCGGAGAAGCACTACAAGAAAAAGTTCCGCGAACGCAACTGGGAAGAGTACGAGGAAAGTCTCAGCGGACGGCTCAGCTCGACGGGCAGCGCGGAACCGTTGGACCAGGACTTTACCGATGGATTCGGGGGTGGTTCGGCGGGAACAAGTGGTGGCGCCACGTTGGCAGTGGGACCTCCGCTGGATGGAGGAATTCAACAGggaacgacgatgacgacgacggggGCAATGACCGCCACCACCAACAGCAATGACcagcaccatcaccaccacaaGCACAAGTCGGCCAAATTTCGCCCAAAGGGAAAGGACTGGAACTGGGACGACGAACACTCGAACACATCCTCATCTAGCTCTAATCGGCACCGACCAGGCAACACTTCGACATGA